DNA sequence from the Methanococcus maripaludis genome:
CGCTTATTTTAGATGGAAAAAGAATCCACAGGGTCAGGTTACTTGGAAATGTCAGTAATGTCGACAAATCAAACATTGTTTCATTCGAACTTGATGGAATTTCCGTAAAAGATTTTGAAAATAAATCATTAGACGTCGAAGAAAACGATTTATTAGACGTTGTTGGAAGAATCGGAGAATACAACGGTGAAAGATACGTTGCACTCGAAGTTTACAGCAAAAAAAATGAAAATAAAGATAAATGGATCGAACTTAGAAATTTAGAAATTGAAAAAACTAGGAATTATATAAAAGACGAAGAAACAATCACCTACAACCGTGAAGAAATGTCTGGTGAACTTTCAATTGAAAGTGAAGCTTTAGAGGATCTTTACGGCGATTTAGATGTTAAAGATAAAATTTTGGATATTATACGGGAAAATGATGGGATTACATATGAAGATTTAATTGATAATTCTGGGCTTGAAGATGTTGAACTTGACAACGTTTTGTCAGAATTAAAAGAAGATGGGGAAATTTACGAGCCAAATCCTGGAAGTTACAGGATATTGTAATTTAATTTATTATTTTTTTGGAGGGGTACGTTTGAAAAAGATATATTACTATTCAATCGCAGTATTTTTGATAATTGCAATTTTAATGGTCGGACTCTTGGTTTTTGTATCTTCTGACGGAATATCGTCTAAAAATATTGCACTTATTAATATAGATGGAACAATAACACTTGAAAGTTCAGATTCTGGACTTTTTAGCTCAATTCAACCAGGGGTAAATGATTACGTGGAATGGTTAGATGACGCAGAGAATAATGATAATATCAAAGCAGTAATTATAAAAATAAATTCACCGGGCGGAGGGGCTGTTGCAAGTGAAAAACTTTCCCGAAAAATAAAAGAAGTTTCCGAAAAAAAGCCGGTTGTTGCATACATCGAAAATATGGGTGCATCTGCAGCATACCAAGCTGCTTCATCAACTAATTATATCGTTGCAGAAAGACAGGCAGTTGTTGGAAGTATCGGTGTTAGGATGGAATTAATACACTACTACGGTTTAATGGAAAAACTTGGAATTAATACAACCAGCATAACTGGTGGAAAATATAAAGATATCGGAACACCAACAAGGTCAATGACTGAAGAAGAGTATGCAATGCTTGAATCAATGGTCAATGAAAGTTACTACGAATTTGTGTCATGGGTTGCTGAAAACAGGAACATGACGATAAATGAAACTTTAGAAGTTGCGGATGGTAAAATTTACAGCGGTACACAAGCTCAAAAAGTAGGGCTTGTTGATATGACTGGAACTGAAGATGATGCAGTTGATATGGCCGTAAAATTAGGAAATATTACGAATCCTGACATTTATGAATATGGTGAAACTTCAACTGTTAGTTTATTTGGAATGACATTTAATGACTGCTTATACAGTTTTGGATATGGTCTTGGAATGGGCCTTTCTGAAAATTTAAATACAGAAGAAAGCTTTAAATCTTACCAGGTTTATTATTGATAAACTTAATAAAACACGCTTTTTCTTTTTTATGGTGAGAAATATGCTTATTGAATCGGTTCTTTTTTTAGCAGCAGGTTTATTCATGCTATCCTATGGTAGTGATTGGTTTGTTTTAGGTGCTTCACGCGTTGCAAAACAGTTTAACATTTCGAGTTTTGTAATTGGGGCTACAATTGTTGCATTTGGAACGTCACTTCCTGAAATTGTAACAAGTGCATACGCTGCATCCACAGGTTCCGTTGAACTGGCAGTTGGAAATGCCCTTGGAAGTTGTATTGCAAATATCGGGCTAGTACTTGGTCTAAGCTTGATAATTTCCACAGTATTTATTAAAAATAGGTCTGTTCTTAAAAACGGTTATTTATACATAATTTACACGATAATTTTTACTGCAATCGGATATAACGGGTTTTCATTCTTTGACGGTATATTTTTACTGTTTTTACTTTTAGTTTATATAATATATACTATAAAATCCGGTGAAATGGACGACGAAGAGCATGAAAAAAGTATAACGTTTAAAAAAGCAATAATTTACCTTTTAATAGGCCTATTACTCGTAATATTGGGAAGTAGTTTCTTTGTCGACGGTGCAAAAGGTCTTGCAAGTGCTTTTGGAGTTTCTGAAAAAATTATTGGATTTACAATCGTTGCATTTGGAACGTCACTTCCTGAACTTTCGGTTTCATTTGCTGCAGCAAGGCAGAAACTTGGTGGAATTGTTATTGGAAATGTGATT
Encoded proteins:
- the sppA gene encoding signal peptide peptidase SppA is translated as MKKIYYYSIAVFLIIAILMVGLLVFVSSDGISSKNIALINIDGTITLESSDSGLFSSIQPGVNDYVEWLDDAENNDNIKAVIIKINSPGGGAVASEKLSRKIKEVSEKKPVVAYIENMGASAAYQAASSTNYIVAERQAVVGSIGVRMELIHYYGLMEKLGINTTSITGGKYKDIGTPTRSMTEEEYAMLESMVNESYYEFVSWVAENRNMTINETLEVADGKIYSGTQAQKVGLVDMTGTEDDAVDMAVKLGNITNPDIYEYGETSTVSLFGMTFNDCLYSFGYGLGMGLSENLNTEESFKSYQVYY
- a CDS encoding calcium/sodium antiporter; protein product: MLIESVLFLAAGLFMLSYGSDWFVLGASRVAKQFNISSFVIGATIVAFGTSLPEIVTSAYAASTGSVELAVGNALGSCIANIGLVLGLSLIISTVFIKNRSVLKNGYLYIIYTIIFTAIGYNGFSFFDGIFLLFLLLVYIIYTIKSGEMDDEEHEKSITFKKAIIYLLIGLLLVILGSSFFVDGAKGLASAFGVSEKIIGFTIVAFGTSLPELSVSFAAARQKLGGIVIGNVIGSNIANMFGALAIASIIHEIPAVKFELSVNILMVLLLVAMMSKEKLKTLLKLNSTKEYLSKITKADGLILILIYLLFVLGLTGLF